Part of the Planococcus plakortidis genome is shown below.
AGCAAGCAAAGCAGCTACAGGCGTATGAACATGAACAATGTCGTATTTTTCTTTTTTCATTAAAGAAGCAAATGCACGGATTGTTTTTAAATTCGAGATGGGTGATATCTTGCGTTCTATAGGCATGTTTATCATTGTAAGACCTTCAGCCTTTAACTGCTGAAAAAGGCCAGTATCTGCACATGCATTATGAACTTCATACCCCTGCTTCATGCTTTCCTTAATGAGAGGCTTTAAAAGACGGTCTACGGAGAAATCTATCGCACAGACTTGCAGTATTTTAACAGGCCTACTATTTACAGTCTCCATAATTCCAACTCTGCCGGTTTCTCTTCTTGTGGAAGCACACTCTTAATATCAACCACAATACCATCTTTTTCTTTCAAGAGTGACTGTACACCTTCCCAGCCTTTTTCTACATATTCTCTATGAGGAACCGCGAATACTACCGCATCTGATTTTTCTAACTCATCAAATGGAATTAACTCTACTCCATATTCGCGAACCGCATCTTTCGATTCAGCCTCAGCATCTGTCACTTGAATATCCACATCATATTCTTGCAGCTCACGAATAACATCGATTACTTTAGAATTTCGAAGATCAGGAACATTCTCTTTAAATGTCAATCCAAGTACAGTTACTTTCGAACCTTGTACCCCAGCACCTTTTTTGATTAATTTTTTCACTAAAGTGCTTGCAATAAAGTTACCAAGATTATCATTCACACGACGTCCCGACAAAATTACCTCTGGTTGATATCCAACAGCTTGGGCTTTATGCGTTAGGTAATAAGGATCTACTCCTATACAATGTCCTCCAACAAGGCCCGGTGAGAACTTAAGGAAGTTCCATTTGGTACCTGCAGCAGCCAGAACTTCTGTTGTGTCTATATCTAAACGGTCAAATATTAATGCCAATTCGTTCATCAAGGCAATATTCACATCACGCTGGGTATTTTCAATAACCTTTGCTGCTTCTGCAACTTTTATTGAACTTGCTTTATGTACACCAGCTTTTACAACACTCGCATATGTATCAGCAACTATTTCCAAGACTTCGGGAGTTTGGCCAGACACTACTTTTGTAATTGTAGTAAAAGTATGTTCTTTATCGCCTGGATTGATGCGTTCAGGAGAATAGCCTACGAAGAAATCTTCTCCATACTTAAGACCTGAGAACTTTTCTAGTACAGGCACACAGACCTCTTCTGTTGCGCCAGGATACACAGTCGATTCATATACCACAATCGTTCCTTTTGATAAGTGTTTTCCTACTGTTTCCGATGCTTTAACTAATGGTGTTAAATCTGGCTGGTTGTGTTCATTAATTGGAGTCGGAACAGCCACGATCAAAAAGTCTGCTTCAGACAATTTACTTCCATCAGATGTGAAATCGATATTTGATGATTGCAACTCTTCATCTGCAACTTCATTTGTATAGTCTGTTCCGGATTTTAATGATTCAATCCGATTCTCATTGATATCAAATCCGATAATATGATGCTCTTTTCCGAACGCAACCGCTACTGGTAATCCTACATATCCTAAGCCTACTAAACCAATTTTTCTGTCCATTATAATTTCACTCCATAATAGTCGACGTACCAGTCAACGAATTTTCCGACGCCATCTTTAATATTTGTTTGTGGTTGAAAATCGATATCCCTAAACAAATCCTCAACGTTTGCATAGGTAGCTGGAACATCTCCAGCTTGTAACGGCATAAAATTCTTGATTGCTTCCTTGCCAGTCTTTTCTTCTATTGCTTCAATAAAATCCATTAACCTGACAGGACTATTATTGCCGATGTTATAAATTTTATATGGAGCATAGCTTGTTCCTGGATCTGGTGATTCACCCGTCCAGTCGGGATTTGGCTGTGCTGGCTTATCAATCAAACGTGAAATGGCTTCTACAATATCATCGACATAAGTAAAATCTCGCATCATATCACCATTGTTAAACACATCAATCTGCTTACCTTCTAGAATATTTTTAGTAAACATGAATAGTGCCATGTCAGGCCGGCCCCATGGCCCGTAAACCGTGAAAAACCTCAGACCAGTAGTAGGAATATCATAAAGGCTGCTATATGTATGGGCCATCAATTCATTCGCTTTTTTCGTGGCTGCATACAAACTTAATGGATGATCTATATTGTCATGGACTGAAAACGGTAGAGAAGTATTGGCCCCATATACTGAACTTGAAGACGCATAAATTAAATGCCTTACTTTACCATGTCTGCAAGATTCGAGGATGTTAGTAAAGCCCACGATATTAGAATCAATATACGCTTTGGGATTCTCTAAACTGTAGCGAACCCCAGCTTGAGCTGCTAGATTAATAACCACTTCCGGCTTTTCACTTTTAAATATACTATCGACCTTCTCACTATCTTCTAGATTAACTTTAAAAAACTCAAAATTATTTCCTTTAAGCAGACCTAATCGAGATTCTTTAAGTGAAACTGAATAATAATCATTAAGATTATCTATTCCTATTATTGTATGATTAAATTCCATTAATTTTTTAGCAAGTGTTGATCCAATAAAACCTGCCACTCCAGTAATTAAAATTCTCATTAGGACACCTCACAAATTATTCTTCTTGTTTTACCGCTACTGTCTTTTTTTAATTCATTAGTAATTTTAAACTCTAGTTCAACCGTATCTCCAAACCGTTTTCTAAATTCTTTGATAAGAATTTCTTTATCATTAATACTTAGTTCTTTATTATTTATTGTTTTTAAGTTTAGTGTAATTTTATTTAAATCCTTTTGAACAAACTGACAATCTTCTACAGTGTCATTCTCTAGAAACCTAAATATAGCCATGGTAGAAGCAAAGCCGATTTTACTTTTATTTACAGCAATTAATTGCTCCCCCGTTCGTCCTTCTATAGACGAAACCACTGGATGTACACTTCCACAACTACATATCCTATCATTATCAAACTTAATAATATCACCTATGTCGTATCTTATTAAAGGTGTTCCGCTAGTAGTAAAACTAGTTATAATTGCTCCATTCTTATACTCTTCAATAACACCTGTTCTGATATCAAAATGTAATGTTCCTTTATAGCACTCAGTAACAAAAGGTGCACCTTCTGCAGATGCGTATTGATTATAGACTTTGCAATTAAATACTTCTTCAATTAAAGACCTTTGAAAATCATATAGATTTTCAGAAGTTGTAAATACTGCTTTAAGTTGAAACTTAAACCTTAAATTATTTTGTTTCATATAAACTGCAAGATTATAAATAGGATTTGGATATCCATCGATACTAACAGGTTTGTACTTGTTTAAGTTATTAAAGTAATACTTTAAGTTTTCTTCAGACATGTGATAAATAGAATAGTACCTTTGATTTAAAACGAAATTTTTTCGCCAAAAAATATTGTATGGGTTGGTATGGTTGTTACTAATAATTGTCTGAGCATTAAAGGTGGCTCTTTTTTTAAAATTTTTAACTCCCAATTTTTCTCTAAAATATTGATAATACGCCATCCTCTCCTTAAATTCACTAGGCACATATCGAATTTTAGTAGGTAGGCCTGAAGTCGTTCCACCTGTTTGAGCTTTAGTTGAATTTTTTGAAGAAATCGTATAAATTTCATTAACATTTTTTTTAAATTCATCCTTTTTAATGATTGGAAGAATTTTAATTTGTTCAATTTTCAATAAATCTCTAATTTTTATATTTTTGTATTTCTCTCTATAATAATTACTTTCATAACAGGATTTCTTTATGAATTCTAAAAATCTATTTTCTTGATACTTTAATAATTCTTCTTTTGACCAACTATCACTTTCATGAAAAAATTTTTTGTAACTTCTAAAGTCATTATCGAACCTTTCTCTATACAATTTTATACCATAGATGGATATTCCAATATTTTGCAAATAAGAAGGTACTTTGTCATAAATTCTTTTTAGACTACTCATATTACTTCCCCCTGATATCACTAAAAAACTTAGTATATAAATTATCTCGTTTATCTTTTAATCTATCCGGTAAATACTCATCTGCTTTTTTAATATTGGTAGAGGCTGCTTCTAACCTGCTACTCTCAATTTCTATAAACGAATTAATTTTTTTGTAAAGCCTGTTATAATCATTGGGTTTATGTAGATGTTTCTCAGATAACAACTCAGGTATTCCACCTACATCTGAAGCAACACAAGCACACCCTCTACTCATCGCCTCAATTAGGGCTCTAGGAAGCCCTTCGGTTTTACTAGGTTGTATGTAGACATCAATAGTGTCTAACCAATTGATTACTTCATCGTTACTTAATTTCCCTTTAAATAAGACATTATCAGAAATATTCAATTCTGCAGCTTTCTTTTTCCATATACTAGATGAACCTCCTCCAACAATTTCTAGTTTTATTTTAAGATCTTTATTTAATAGACTAAAGGCCTTAAGAGCATCATCTATCCCTTTATACTTAACGTTCAAGTTTCCAATTATACCGATTTTATAAATATATTTTTTCTCGCGAATCATTTTCATTCTTTTTTCTAAGACCTCTTGATCTTTTGAAGATAATAGAACATTAGAAGCACTAGCCCTCAGTCCTTGGGTAGGATATTTTTTTTGCAAAAATTCTTTAGATACGTATAAAACATAGGATGCTGATTTCAAAGATTTTTGATATTTCTTTTTTGCGGGTTTAGAATAAAGCTTTCCTAACATTGAACCATGAAATTTGTATGCATCCTCAGGACACCCCACCATTTCAATAAGTACTGGTTTTTGTAATCCTTTAGCTATTTGATATGTAAGTAATCCTATTTCACTAGGGAGTCTCACAATGACGCCATCAACACCACTTATAGATTCTTTTAATATATCTTTTGCGATTTTTCTGTTATGATACATATTTTTCAGACTTGAAATACTAGGAATTTTTTTAAAATAAACATTTTCCGCACTAGAAATGCCATAATTTGCAGTATCCTCTATTTTTTTTTCCAGTTGGCGAGAACACACTGTTAGTTCTATATCATGGCTTAGATACCTATTCCATAATTTTTTTGTGAATGTAGAACTATACATCAAGCCATCAGTAGTATTTTTTATTAGTGGCACATCATGGGCAAACAAAATTTTTAATTTATTCACTTTTCAAACTCCTTTGTCCTCTCTACTTTTTTCGAGAAGTAATATTGCTTATAAACTTTATTAATCAAAAATATAACTAAAATGGGGATAATAATTTGCTTAGAAAATTGTGACATTAATGTAGCAAAGTCAGCTCTTGTAACATAAATTACTAGCGGCATGGTGAGAATGTATATGTTCATAATATAAAAGTTATTAGATCCATATTTATACAACAACTTAATTGTAAATCCTACCATAATACCCCACAATATAACTCCAATCATCCCAAAGTTCAAATATCCTTCTCCAATAATAGAAAAGCCACTTCCTCCTCCTCTACTCAGTAGATTCGGATAAAATGTTTGATTAAACCACAAAGTTGGACTACCAGCTATGTTAAGAAAAGCGCTTTGTATGTCCCAAATTAAAGTTTCACCATATTTAAAATCCCATTTACTTTGATTCAAAACTAGAGTCGCCAAATTTCTACTAGCAGCTACGAACTCTGAATTTACTATGCTAATAAATATATTGTCGTCCAAAGTCAAGTTAATCCCTTTAGTTGAAAAGCTTTTTAAGTTCTGTAAAAATGGCATTGTAATAATCACAAGAATCGCAATAAGCATTACTATTTTTTTAGAAATTTCACGATAATACACATGATATATGAATATACCAACCCAAAATCCCTTTAACAGAAGATCTCTCTCTCCATTTACAGAAAAGACAATAATTAACCAAACTATGTAGATGAAATAAATGAGATAAGGGAACTCACGATTTTTATTTATTTTGTATATTAAGTAAAAAGAAAATGTGACAAACAAAAAGTTAAAAGAAAGAGCTAGAAAATCTATTGGTGATGAACTTAATTTAATATCGTACTTCGAGGTTAGACCAGTGCTATAAAGATATACTATATAAAAAGAACCTAACACTGCTAAAATCACACTCACGACACGATAAACATCAAATTCAGATTTCATCCATTTCTTCTCTATTTTCAAAGTGTATACCTTAGGACTAATAACAACTATTAAGGTAACTAAAAAAACATACTGTATAATAAACAATTCCCATGTAGCATTAGTATAAATCTCGTTTCCAAAAAGCACCAAAATCAAATTCCCGAATGAATATAGCGAGAAAATAGGGATATACCAAACAAAAGGATGGATAATATTTAATTTAACAGTCGAAATTATTACGGTGTTTAATATTACAATTGCAATTAAATTGCATATGGGATTAGGTATGCACGCAAAAACTACACTGATTGCACAACTCATCAATAAGAAAAAATAAACTAAATAATTTGCCCTGTTCATAAATTGCTCCTTTTTAAAACCCGCTTTTTCTTAAGTGCTTAATTCTAAAAAAAATAGATTTTGTGATTTAACCGATAACCTTTTCAGTATTTTCAATTAGGCTCTTAATTCTTATATTAAAAAATAGCAATCTAAGAACTAATTGTATGAATGATAATATTGCAAGGGAAAAAGCTGCCCCAACTATTCCATAAGAAGAAATAAGAAATATACTCACTGGTAAACTCAGTAGCAAGACTATAATTACGATTTTGAGCTGGATAGTAATATAATTAATCCCCATTAAAGCAGTGTCAAAGTTCCAACTCAGTAAACCAATAGCATTTGAAATCGAAACTACAAGTAAAACTTGACTATATTCTGCATACTCAACTCCATAAATGATTCTCAAAAGAGTTTCTCCGAAATAGTAAGTAAGAATGATCATTAGAAAACCTAATACTAAAGCAGTCGAAGATAAATATATATATGTAATTTCTTTAATTTTTTTGTAGTTTTTATCTTTATATAATCTAGAAATTTTAGGTAAAAAAACTTGTGAAACAGAATTCATAAATAAATTTGATACCGTTATGATATACATTATTGCTGAGAAAAAGCCTAAAACCTTAGGACCTTCGAAATATTCTAAAACATATCTAGGAATATTGACATTCGCTGAAAAAATCATTTGAACTAGTCCTAAAGGAACCCCTAACCATAGAATCTTTTTAAAACTAACCATATTTACTTTCTTTATCGTTAAAAATTTGAAGGTATAGATTAATTTTTTTTCAATAAAAATTACGAAAAGTACTTGAATGAAAATTTGTGTTAGCAGTGCTAAAGTTAAATTTCCCCAAAAATACAAGACATAAGAGAAACCAATTAATATGCACAATTGTTTACATATCATTATTTTTCCTATTATCTCCAATTTATTTTTTTTGTGAGGAACTGCATAAAAAATATCAGATTGCAAATCTAATATTTTCGCCAACCCTACCAGGAATACTATAATAAAATATTGATTGTAAAAAATATAGGAAATTACAGATAATAAAAACAGAACTACTAGACTCATAAAATATCTTATAAGAATATAATCTTCAATATTTTCTTCCCTAGTAATATAGAGAGATCTTAATTTCATGTTTCCAAATAAAATAATCGGAGCACTAACTGCAAATGCTAAGGAATAAACACCTACTTCTACAGGAGATAGTCTGTTTGCGATTAAAATAATAATTAACCATTTACCTAATGCGGAAAATATATTTGCAAAGAATATCCATGATAAATTTTTAATTATTTTCATAATTATTCTTCACTCTTTCATCTGACAATACGTCAATTATTTTATCGGTTATACTTTTAACAATTAAAAATATGTATTTTTATATTTAAAGATATTTTTGAAATTATAATTTGGTATATTATTAAAATACTTGCTTAATTAGACAAGTTGTTCCAAATAAATAACATATAAGGCCATTTTTTTAAGAAACCTTATATGTCACCAATCTGATAATATTGTTAAATCAACCTTTGGACTTGAATATAAGATAATTTAAAGTGCTTGAAATTGCTTGCTTTTAGTTTGTATTAATTCCTCGCTACTTAATTCAACATTTTTACGATTCGCAATACCCACTAGTACATCTTTCAGTTCTATACTATTCATTTCGTGAAGTTTCTCCATAACATATTTGAGTTCTAATTCAGCTATAGGATTTGCTTTGCCAATGAATATTTTGGGAAATACTTGTTTGTTTTGAATTTCATCCGAATCAAGCAACTCTTCATACATCTTCTCTCCAGGTCGTATGCCTGAAAAGTTAATTTGGATATCAGCTTCAGAATAACCAGATAAGCGAATTAGGTTTTTCGCTAAGTCTACAATTCTGACTGGCTCTCCCATGTCTAAGACGAACACCTCTCCACCACGAGCTAGGGTACCGGCTTGAATCACCAGCCGTGAGGCTTCTGGAATCGTCATGAAGTATCGGGTCATATCAGGATGAGTCACTGTTACAGGGCCACCAGCTGCTATCTGCTTTTTAAATAGTGGAATAACAGAACCACGAGATCCAAGTACGTTGCCGAACCTTACTGCTACAAAGGTCGTTTCACTCCGCTTAGCCAAATTTTGAACTATCATCTCCGCAAAACGCTTTGATGCCCCCATCACATTTGGGGGATTGACCGCTTTATCAGTTGACACCATAACGAAGTTTTTCACTCCAGCCATATGCGAAGCTTCTGCTACGTTCTTAGTACCATAAATATTGTTCTTCACAGCTTCCATTGGATTTCTTTCCATTAAGGGAACATGTTTATGAGCTGCTGCGTGGTATACAACATCTGGCTTGTACTCATCCATAATATCAATAATTCGCTCACGATCTTGAATATCTGCAATTAATGGAACAATTTCAGTTTCATTGCCTATAGACCTGCGAAGCTCCATATCAATTAAATAGATAGAATTTTCACCATGACCAAGTAATAAGAGTTGCTTTGGGCCAAAGCGAGAGATTTGTCGGCAGATTTCAGAACCAATCGAACCGCCTGCTCCAGTCACTAGGATCGTCTTGTCCGTCAATTGATCGGCAATTTTGTTCATATCAAGTTTCACTTCTTCGCGACCTAGAAGATCTTCAATTTTCACGTCTTGAATATCTGTCACTGAAACTTTGCCAGTCATAACATCTTCAATAAGGGGGATAGTTTGAGTTTTGATCCCAGTGTCCATACAGTGCTTAATTAGTTCTGCAGCTTCTTGCTTGGAAAGTGAGGGAATTGCAATGATAATGCGCTCAATCGCATTGTCTTTTGCGATATCGCCAATATCTTTTGTCTCGCCATGCACGACACGAACATCGTAAATATCGAGACCATGCTTATTCTTGTCATCATCGACGAATAGTACCGGCAAAAATCCATTTTCAGGATTGTTCAATAATTGGCGTGCAACAAGTGTGCCCGCTTTCCCAGCACCTACGATCATTGTTCTTTTCAGTTCTTGTTCTGAAGACTTTAACTTAAAAGCTCGACCACGCATCACGCGCCATGAAAGGCGAGATCCACCAATTAAAAGCACATGAAGCATCCAAGTAATAGCTAGCGCACGAATTAGGATGTCGCCGCGATAGGAAAATTGCACAAGTCCAATTGCGACAATGGATAAAGTCACAGCTTTTACAATAGACGAAAGTTCGCCAATCGAGGCATATTCCCATACTTTCCGATAAAGACCGAAGTACATGGCAAAAACATGATGTGCGATAAAAATTGTTAAAGCGCTTGCTAGGAGGAATTGGTTCTGGAAGATATCTACGTAAGGGTAGAGGATGTAGTAACCAACGAAGATAGAGAAAAATACAATTAAGGAATCGACTACTATGAGTAAAGACATTCTGTTTTTCAGTGACATGTGGGTCCACCCTTTCACGAGGCATTACTATTTACACAAGTTCTGGAAATCTGTTGCTAATTTTAACATGTATTTTCCAGTAAAGATAGAGCATAAATGTAAAATTCATACTAAAATATTAGGTTTTAAGCAAAGATATTCCACCACTTGCCCTTTTCTATGTCTTGTGGCTCAAGAACATACAAATCTTGATCCAGGAGGATGCGGTCATTGTTCTCGAGGAGTATGTCAATCATCTGGTGACGCTTCTTTTTTTCCAGTACATCGAGACCTGCATTGAAATGGAACGGTCGCACATCTTCGCTGTGAACATCCGAGCCATATACATGGATCATATTGGCATCGATCAATTGAAGAGCCGTCTTTTGGATGCTTTTGCCGAAGCTACCGGAGAGTGATCCAGCTGTCACTTGCGCCATAGCACCGTGAATTAACAGTTTTTTCAAACGCTCAGGCTTTTGAATAATTCCTTGATTGCGTTCTGCATGAGCAATAATCGGAATATAATTAGCAGTAATTAATTGCTGGATGACCGGCACTGTGTAAGCTGGAATCCCGGATGAGGGCAACTCTAATAATACATAACGTGATTCTGCTAAAGTCAGTGCCTCGCC
Proteins encoded:
- a CDS encoding polysaccharide biosynthesis protein, which produces MSLKNRMSLLIVVDSLIVFFSIFVGYYILYPYVDIFQNQFLLASALTIFIAHHVFAMYFGLYRKVWEYASIGELSSIVKAVTLSIVAIGLVQFSYRGDILIRALAITWMLHVLLIGGSRLSWRVMRGRAFKLKSSEQELKRTMIVGAGKAGTLVARQLLNNPENGFLPVLFVDDDKNKHGLDIYDVRVVHGETKDIGDIAKDNAIERIIIAIPSLSKQEAAELIKHCMDTGIKTQTIPLIEDVMTGKVSVTDIQDVKIEDLLGREEVKLDMNKIADQLTDKTILVTGAGGSIGSEICRQISRFGPKQLLLLGHGENSIYLIDMELRRSIGNETEIVPLIADIQDRERIIDIMDEYKPDVVYHAAAHKHVPLMERNPMEAVKNNIYGTKNVAEASHMAGVKNFVMVSTDKAVNPPNVMGASKRFAEMIVQNLAKRSETTFVAVRFGNVLGSRGSVIPLFKKQIAAGGPVTVTHPDMTRYFMTIPEASRLVIQAGTLARGGEVFVLDMGEPVRIVDLAKNLIRLSGYSEADIQINFSGIRPGEKMYEELLDSDEIQNKQVFPKIFIGKANPIAELELKYVMEKLHEMNSIELKDVLVGIANRKNVELSSEELIQTKSKQFQAL
- a CDS encoding glycosyltransferase; its protein translation is MNKLKILFAHDVPLIKNTTDGLMYSSTFTKKLWNRYLSHDIELTVCSRQLEKKIEDTANYGISSAENVYFKKIPSISSLKNMYHNRKIAKDILKESISGVDGVIVRLPSEIGLLTYQIAKGLQKPVLIEMVGCPEDAYKFHGSMLGKLYSKPAKKKYQKSLKSASYVLYVSKEFLQKKYPTQGLRASASNVLLSSKDQEVLEKRMKMIREKKYIYKIGIIGNLNVKYKGIDDALKAFSLLNKDLKIKLEIVGGGSSSIWKKKAAELNISDNVLFKGKLSNDEVINWLDTIDVYIQPSKTEGLPRALIEAMSRGCACVASDVGGIPELLSEKHLHKPNDYNRLYKKINSFIEIESSRLEAASTNIKKADEYLPDRLKDKRDNLYTKFFSDIRGK
- a CDS encoding nucleotide sugar dehydrogenase is translated as MDRKIGLVGLGYVGLPVAVAFGKEHHIIGFDINENRIESLKSGTDYTNEVADEELQSSNIDFTSDGSKLSEADFLIVAVPTPINEHNQPDLTPLVKASETVGKHLSKGTIVVYESTVYPGATEEVCVPVLEKFSGLKYGEDFFVGYSPERINPGDKEHTFTTITKVVSGQTPEVLEIVADTYASVVKAGVHKASSIKVAEAAKVIENTQRDVNIALMNELALIFDRLDIDTTEVLAAAGTKWNFLKFSPGLVGGHCIGVDPYYLTHKAQAVGYQPEVILSGRRVNDNLGNFIASTLVKKLIKKGAGVQGSKVTVLGLTFKENVPDLRNSKVIDVIRELQEYDVDIQVTDAEAESKDAVREYGVELIPFDELEKSDAVVFAVPHREYVEKGWEGVQSLLKEKDGIVVDIKSVLPQEEKPAELELWRL
- a CDS encoding O-antigen polymerase, giving the protein MNRANYLVYFFLLMSCAISVVFACIPNPICNLIAIVILNTVIISTVKLNIIHPFVWYIPIFSLYSFGNLILVLFGNEIYTNATWELFIIQYVFLVTLIVVISPKVYTLKIEKKWMKSEFDVYRVVSVILAVLGSFYIVYLYSTGLTSKYDIKLSSSPIDFLALSFNFLFVTFSFYLIYKINKNREFPYLIYFIYIVWLIIVFSVNGERDLLLKGFWVGIFIYHVYYREISKKIVMLIAILVIITMPFLQNLKSFSTKGINLTLDDNIFISIVNSEFVAASRNLATLVLNQSKWDFKYGETLIWDIQSAFLNIAGSPTLWFNQTFYPNLLSRGGGSGFSIIGEGYLNFGMIGVILWGIMVGFTIKLLYKYGSNNFYIMNIYILTMPLVIYVTRADFATLMSQFSKQIIIPILVIFLINKVYKQYYFSKKVERTKEFEK
- a CDS encoding oligosaccharide flippase family protein, whose amino-acid sequence is MKIIKNLSWIFFANIFSALGKWLIIILIANRLSPVEVGVYSLAFAVSAPIILFGNMKLRSLYITREENIEDYILIRYFMSLVVLFLLSVISYIFYNQYFIIVFLVGLAKILDLQSDIFYAVPHKKNKLEIIGKIMICKQLCILIGFSYVLYFWGNLTLALLTQIFIQVLFVIFIEKKLIYTFKFLTIKKVNMVSFKKILWLGVPLGLVQMIFSANVNIPRYVLEYFEGPKVLGFFSAIMYIITVSNLFMNSVSQVFLPKISRLYKDKNYKKIKEITYIYLSSTALVLGFLMIILTYYFGETLLRIIYGVEYAEYSQVLLVVSISNAIGLLSWNFDTALMGINYITIQLKIVIIVLLLSLPVSIFLISSYGIVGAAFSLAILSFIQLVLRLLFFNIRIKSLIENTEKVIG
- a CDS encoding NAD-dependent epimerase, which codes for MRILITGVAGFIGSTLAKKLMEFNHTIIGIDNLNDYYSVSLKESRLGLLKGNNFEFFKVNLEDSEKVDSIFKSEKPEVVINLAAQAGVRYSLENPKAYIDSNIVGFTNILESCRHGKVRHLIYASSSSVYGANTSLPFSVHDNIDHPLSLYAATKKANELMAHTYSSLYDIPTTGLRFFTVYGPWGRPDMALFMFTKNILEGKQIDVFNNGDMMRDFTYVDDIVEAISRLIDKPAQPNPDWTGESPDPGTSYAPYKIYNIGNNSPVRLMDFIEAIEEKTGKEAIKNFMPLQAGDVPATYANVEDLFRDIDFQPQTNIKDGVGKFVDWYVDYYGVKL
- a CDS encoding phenylacetate--CoA ligase family protein, whose amino-acid sequence is MSSLKRIYDKVPSYLQNIGISIYGIKLYRERFDNDFRSYKKFFHESDSWSKEELLKYQENRFLEFIKKSCYESNYYREKYKNIKIRDLLKIEQIKILPIIKKDEFKKNVNEIYTISSKNSTKAQTGGTTSGLPTKIRYVPSEFKERMAYYQYFREKLGVKNFKKRATFNAQTIISNNHTNPYNIFWRKNFVLNQRYYSIYHMSEENLKYYFNNLNKYKPVSIDGYPNPIYNLAVYMKQNNLRFKFQLKAVFTTSENLYDFQRSLIEEVFNCKVYNQYASAEGAPFVTECYKGTLHFDIRTGVIEEYKNGAIITSFTTSGTPLIRYDIGDIIKFDNDRICSCGSVHPVVSSIEGRTGEQLIAVNKSKIGFASTMAIFRFLENDTVEDCQFVQKDLNKITLNLKTINNKELSINDKEILIKEFRKRFGDTVELEFKITNELKKDSSGKTRRIICEVS
- a CDS encoding tyrosine-protein phosphatase, which codes for MIDTHSHILPALDDGAGTMEHTKRLLNMAINEQLTGIIATPHGHHPNFKTDIAALHMQLKTVKDYVKEAQLPLEIYSGQECRLSDKLPERLANGEALTLAESRYVLLELPSSGIPAYTVPVIQQLITANYIPIIAHAERNQGIIQKPERLKKLLIHGAMAQVTAGSLSGSFGKSIQKTALQLIDANMIHVYGSDVHSEDVRPFHFNAGLDVLEKKKRHQMIDILLENNDRILLDQDLYVLEPQDIEKGKWWNIFA